The following coding sequences lie in one Rutidosis leptorrhynchoides isolate AG116_Rl617_1_P2 chromosome 4, CSIRO_AGI_Rlap_v1, whole genome shotgun sequence genomic window:
- the LOC139839611 gene encoding probable alpha,alpha-trehalose-phosphate synthase [UDP-forming] 7, with protein sequence MQSRSYTNLLELASGNFPVMGREREKRKMPRVMTVPGSITELDDDQASSVASDNPSSLAMDRMIIVANQLPLKAKRRADNKGWSFTWDDESLYLRLKDGFPDDMEVLYVGSLNVDVDPIEQDDVAQVLLDRFGCVPTFLPPSLMERYYDGFCKKQLWPLFHYMLPFSADHGGRFDRSMWESYVAANKLFSQKVIEVINPEDDFVWIHDYHLMVLPTFLRRRFNRLRMGFFLHSPFPSSEIYRTLPVREEILKALLNSDLIGFHTFDYARHFLSCCSRMFGLEYQSKRGYIGLDYYGRTVGIKIMPVGIHMGQIESVMKLADKEWRVGELKQQFEGKTVFLGVDDMDVFKGINLKLLAMEQMLKVHPSWQGRAVLIQIANPARGRGGIDLEEIQVEIQESCKRINDQFGKPGYQPIVYIDTPLAINERVAYYSIAECVVVTAVRDGMNLTPYEYIVCREGISGSDSNGPKKSMLVVSEFIGCSPSLSGAIRVNPWNVEATAEAMNEAISMSEPEKQLRHEKHYRYVSTHNVGYWSRSFLQDMERTCADHFRKRCWGIGLGFGFRVVSLDPNFRKLSIDDIVSAYIKAKNRAILLDYDGTVMPQNSIIKTPSRAVINIMNKLSGDENNKVFIVSGRGRESLSKAFSPCKKLGIAAEHGYFMRWSQDVEWETCGQNSDFGWMQMAEPVMKLYTEATDGSSIETKESALVWQYRDADPGFGFAQAKEMLDHLESVLANEPVAVKSGQYIVEVKPQEASKGLVAEKIFTSMAEKGRQADFVLCIGDDRSDEDMFEIIGNAISKNMISVNTNVFACTVGQKPSKAKYYLDDTSEVIFMLENLAEATDTPVTSEDEDDEDE encoded by the exons ATGCAGTCGAGATCGTATACAAATCTGTTGGAGTTAGCTTCAGGAAATTTCCCTGTAATGGGGCGAGAACGGGAGAAACGAAAGATGCCGAGAGTAATGACTGTTCCTGGAAGTATTACAGAGCTTGATGATGATCAAGCTAGTAGTGTTGCATCTGATAATCCTTCATCACTTGCTATGGATCGAATGATCATTGTGGCGAATCAATTGCCATTGAAAGCTAAAAGGAGAGCTGATAATAAAGGGTGGAGTTTCACTTGGGATGATGAATCGTTGTATTTGCGGCTCAAAGATGGTTTTCCAGATGATATGGAGGTTTTATATGTTGGTTCATTGAATGTGGACGTTGATCCGATTGAACAAGATGATGTTGCTCAAGTTTTATTGGATAGATTCGGGTGTGTCCCGACTTTTCTTCCACCTAGTTTGATGGAGAGATATTATGATGGTTTCTGTAAAAAGCAATTATGGCCTCTTTTTCATTACATGTTACCGTTTTCTGCTGATCATGGAGGAAGATTTGACCGGTCAATGTGGGAGTCTTATGTTGCAGCAAATAAGCTATTTTCCCAGAAAGTTATTGAAGTGATAAATCCAGAAGATGATTTTGTTTGGATTCATGATTATCATTTAATGGTCTTGCCTACCTTTTTAAGAAGGCGTTTTAATCGTTTGAGAATGGGGTTTTTTCTTCACAGTCCATTCCCATCTTCTGAGATTTACAGGACACTTCCTGTTAGAGAGGAAATCCTCAAAGCTTTACTTAATTCCGACCTAATCGGTTTCCACACATTTGATTATGCACGACATTTTCTTTCTTGTTGTAGCCGAATGTTTGGTTTAGAATACCAATCGAAAAGGGGTTACATCGGGTTAGATTATTATGGAAGAACTGTTGGAATCAAGATAATGCCCGTCGGCATCCATATGGGTCAAATTGAGTCAGTGATGAAACTTGCTGACAAAGAGTGGAGAGTTGGTGAACTTAAACAACAGTTTGAAGGGAAAACTGTGTTTCTTGGAGTTGATGACATGGATGTTTTTAAAGGTATCAATTTAAAGCTTTTAGCAATGGAACAAATGCTTAAAGTTCATCCATCATGGCAAGGTAGGGCGGTTCTTATTCAGATTGCAAATCCCGCTAGGGGTAGAGGCGGGATTGATTTGGAAGAAATACAAGTTGAAATTCAAGAAAGTTGTAAACGTATAAATGATCAATTTGGAAAGCCTGGGTATCAGCCTATCGTTTATATAGATACCCCTCTGGCTATCAATGAACGGGTTGCTTATTACAGTATAGCAGAGTGTGTTGTTGTGACAGCTGTACGGGATGGTATGAATCTAACTCCTTATGAATATATCGTGTGTCGTGAGGGAATATCTGGGTCAGATTCAAATGGGCCTAAAAAGAGCATGCTGGTTGTATCAGAGTTTATTGGGTGTTCTCCTTCTTTAAGTGGTGCAATTCGGGTCAACCCGTGGAATGTTGAGGCAACTGCTGAGGCTATGAACGAGGCTATATCTATGAGTGAACCCGAGAAACAATTGAGGCATGAGAAGCATTATCGTTATGTTAGTACTCATAATGTTGGTTATTGGTCTAGAAGTTTCTTGCAAGATATGGAGAGAACATGTGCAGATCATTTCAGGAAAAGATGTTGGGGGATTGGTTTGGGATTTGGGTTTAGGGTTGTGTCTTTAGATCCTAATTTTCGGAAGCTTTCTATTGACGATATTGTGTCGGCTTACATAAAGGCTAAAAACAGGGCAATATTGTTGGATTATGATGGGACAGTGATGCCACAAAATTCGATTATCAAGACACCAAGTAGAGCAGTTATTAACATAATGAATAAGCTTTCAGGAGATGAAAATAATAAAGTGTTTATTGTTAGTGGACGAGGTAGAGAGAGCTTAAGCAAGGCGTTTTCTCCTTGCAAGAAACTTGGAATTGCAGCCGAACATGGCTACTTTATGAG GTGGTCACAAGATGTAGAATGGGAAACGTGTGGTCAAAATAGTGATTTTGGATGGATGCAAATGGCTGAGCCGGTGATGAAACTGTATACAGAGGCTACAGATGGTTCTTCCATTGAAACTAAGGAGAGTGCATTAGTGTGGCAGTATCGGGATGCGGACCCGGGGTTTGGATTTGCTCAGGCGAAGGAGATGTTAGATCATCTTGAGAGCGTCTTGGCAAACGAACCTGTTGCAGTCAAGAGTGGTCAATATATTGTTGAAGTCAAGCCTCAG GAAGCAAGTAAAGGTCTGGTAGCAGAGAAGATCTTCACATCGATGGCTGAAAAAGGGAGGCAGGCTGATTTTGTCCTTTGTATCGGTGACGACAGATCTGACGAAGATATGTTTGAGATTATTGGCAATGCTATATCGAAAAACATGATTTCAGTCAATACTAACGTGTTTGCTTGTACCGTTGGACAGAAGCCTAGCAAAGCCAAATATTACCTGGATGACACGAGTGAAGTCATCTTTATGCTTGAAAATTTAGCTGAAGCCACCGACACCCCTGTTACatctgaagatgaagatgatgaagatgaatag
- the LOC139842553 gene encoding ATP-dependent zinc metalloprotease FTSH 2, chloroplastic, with product MINTITKKAVEDLHIDGTIAIVEAVSPELGNRVQRVRVQLPGLSQELLQKFREKNIDFAAHNAQEDSGSFLFNLIGNLAFPLTLIGGLFHLSRRSGGGMGGPGGPGNPLAFGQSKAKFQMEPNTGVTFDDVAGVDEAKQDFMEVVEFLKKPERFTAVGARIPKGVILVGPPGTGKTLLAKAIAGEAGVPFFSISGSEFVEMFVGVGASRVRDLFKKAKDNAPCIVFVDEIDAVGRQRGTGIGGGNDEREQTLNQLLTEMDGFEGNTGIIVVAATNRADILDSALLRPGRFDRQVSVDVPDVRGRTEILKVHAGNKKFDNDVSLEVIAMRTPGFSGADLANLLNEAAILAGRRAKTAISSKEIDDSIDRIVAGMEGTVMTDGKSKSLVAYHEVGHAICGTLTPGHDAVQKVTLVPRGQARRLTWFIPSDDPTLISKQQLFARIVGGLGGRAAEEIIFGEPEVTTGAAGDLQQITGLAKQMVVTFGMSEIGPWSLMDGSGQSQDVIMRMMARNSMSEKLAEDIDTAIKKLSDSAYEIALMHIRNNREAMDKIVEVLIEKETMSGDEFRAILSEFVEIPVENRVVPASPSPVSV from the exons ATGATAAACACAATTACAAAAAAAGCAGT AGAAGATCTTCACATCGATGGCACGATAGCGATTGTTGAGGCGGTTTCTCCCGAATTGGGAAACCGTGTTCAGAGGGTTAGGGTCCAACTCCCGGGCCTTAGTCAAGAACTTTTACAAAAGTTTAGGGAGAAAAATATTGACTTTGCAGCACATAATGCTCAAGAGGATTCGGGTTCCTTTTTGTTCAATTTAATTGGAAATCTTGCTTTTCCGTTGACCTTGATTGGTGGTTTGTTCCATTTGTCGAGACGGTCTGGTGGTGGAATGGGTGGGCCCGGTGGGCCTGGGAACCCACTTGCTTTTGGTCAATCGAAAGCAAAGTTTCAAATGGAACCGAACACTGGTGTCACGTTTGATGACGTTGCGGGTGTTGACGAAGCAAAGCAGGATTTTATGGAAGTTGTGGAGTTTTTAAAGAAACCCGAGAGGTTTACTGCTGTTGGTGCTCGAATCCCGAAAGGTGTTATTCTTGTGGGCCCACCTGGAACGGGTAAAACACTTCTTGCTAAGGCTATTGCTGGAGAAGCGGGTGTCCCGTTTTTCTCGATTTCGGGTTCAGAGTTTGTTGAGATGTTTGTTGGTGTTGGTGCCTCGAGAGTTCGCGATCTTTTCAAAAAGGCGAAAGATAACGCACCGTGTATTGTGTTTGTCGATGAAATTGATGCGGTTGGAAGGCAACGTGGGACCGGTATTGGAGGGGGGAATGATGAAAGAGAACAGACACTTAACCAACTTTTAACTGAGATGGACGGGTTTGAAGGTAATACGGGTATTATTGTTGTTGCAGCTACCAACCGTGCAGATATTCTCGACTCTGCATTATTGAGACCTGGACGATTCGACAGACAG GTATCGGTTGATGTTCCAGATGTTCGAGGACGAACAGAGATCTTGAAGGTTCATGCTGGGAACAAGAAGTTTGACAACGATGTTTCTCTTGAGGTAATTGCAATGAGAACGCCTGGATTTAGTGGAGCTGATCTGGCAAATCTTTTAAACGAAGCAGCTATATTAGCTGGTCGACGTGCAAAAACCGCAATATCATCCAAAGAAATCGACGACTCCATTGATAGAATCGTTGCCGGAATGGAAGGAACTGTTATGACAGATGGGAAAAGCAAAAGTCTTGTAGCCTATCATGAAGTTGGCCACGCCATTTGTGG AACACTAACACCAGGCCATGATGCGGTCCAAAAGGTGACCCTGGTCCCACGTGGTCAAGCAAGACGGTTGACCTGGTTTATACCATCTGATGACCCCACATTGATCTCTAAACAACAACTGTTTGCACGAATCGTTGGTGGACTTGGTGGAAGAGCTGCTGAAGAAATCATATTTGGTGAGCCAGAGGTGACTACTGGTGCAGCCGGTGATCTGCAACAGATCACCGGTTTAGCCAAACAG ATGGTTGTAACATTTGGCATGTCGGAAATTGGTCCATGGTCACTTATGGATGGATCTGGTCAAAGTCAAGATGTTATAATGAGAATGATGGCTAGAAACTCAATGTCCGAAAAGCTAGCTGAAGATATTGATACAGCAATTAAAAAGCTTTCAGACAGTGCATACGAAATTGCATTGATGCATATCAGAAACAATCGCGAAGCTATGGACAAAATAGTGGAGGTTCTTATTGAGAAAGAAACAATGAGTGGAGATGAGTTTCGGGCAATCCTTTCTGAATTCGTTGAAATTCCAGTTGAAAATCGGGTTGTTCCTGCTTCTCCGAGCCCAGTAAGTGTATGA